The DNA sequence CAAATCGCCCTTACTATGCTCAAATATGGATTTGATATCCTCTACCGAAATGCCGGTCTGATCGGAAAGAAGTTGAACCATGTTAACATCAACCGAGCTCTCCTTTACTTCTTCTTTCAGTTTAAATTTGTCGTTTTTCTCTGCCTCCTTCAATTTAGTCTAGCTCCCTTCAATATTACCTTTATCCTGTATTTCCTATTATAAAGATTTGATGCTGTATATCTATAATTTTTTTACCTCGGAACCTATCACCTTTACTATCATTATCCAATTATCAGTGTAAAACTCAACGCTACGCCCTTTATTGCCACCCACATCGCTAGCTACTAAGGGAATCCCGTACTGTTCGAGCATTTTTTTTGTGGTTTCGATATTGCGCTCACCGATAGCCAAGAAGGAGGCAGAGTTTTTTCCTGGGACCGAGAACATCTGAGCCCCTCCGGCCATTTTGGCCTTAAGCCTGGATTTCAAGGCCCCCAAAGCTATTAAGTCTTCAATCAGCTTGGGGACAGCCGTATCGGCGTATTTGCCAAGTTTTTTAACATCCTTGCCTTCGTGATTATTGGGCAACATGATGTGGCTCATACCAGCCACCTTGGCTATATCGTCATATATTACTAGACCTATACACGAGCCCAGGCCAAGGGAAGTAAGCACCACGGGATGTTTAGCCACCACTATATCCCCCATACCAACATGATAGACTGACGTCATGGTATCAGAGCACCCCCAGCTTGGAAAGCAGCGTAGACAGAGACTGAGGATCCGGCAAAAGCATGACATGACCGCCCAGAGAATTCTTGTTGCTGGCAACGCAAAGTTTAGTCTCAGATATTATGGCCACTTCTCCTGTCATACCATAATAGGCAGCCAAAAGATCGAGTATGGCCCCCAACATATCGTGGGCAATGGCCGGAACCGTGACCGGCAAAGCGCAGTTTATCATGGCGCTTATGGCATTCAAAAAGGAGCTCAATACGATATTGCCTACCTCCACCAACAGACTGTCGGCAATTTGGTCAATTTGATCCTGGAGCATATCTCCAAGATCCTTTTTGATCAATATATTGACTAACTCTTGGGCCGTTTCTTCGCTCATTATCCATAACATATTTCCGGAAATTTCTCCCTCGAACCTTAGATAGACAGCACAAACCAACTCCGTGGGCGAGGCATATCTGTCAGTCAGCTCATATATGGACACCAATTCCGCCTTAGGAACATCCATGGTCACGACGGACCCCAGCAGTTGAGATAAAGCCGTAGCGGCATTGCCAGCCCCTATATTCACGGTTTCCCTGATTACATCCAGATGGAAAGGACTCAGCTTCCCCAGCTCGTCATATTCCATCTTTCTATCACCAATTTCCGACGCCAGCCACATCCAATATCAAAGCAACCTTGCCATCACCCAAAATCGTGGCTCCCGCCATACCCCGAACCTTTGATAAGAGCTTCCCCAAAGGTTTTATAACTATATCCTGTTGGCCTATCAGTTCATCGACTATGAGACCACGACGTTTGCCGCTGGCACCTGCTCGTACCACAACGACGGGGAATTCCTCTCCATCTTGTTCAACTTCAGGATAATTTAATAATGTCTTCAAATTATGAAGCGATAGAATCTCCCCCCTAACAGTGGTAACCAGGGATCCATGTACATGCTTGACATCTTGTTTATCTACTAATAATGTTTCCTCAACGTTTTCCAGAGATATTGCATAAGTTTCATCGCCTATGCGTATTAAAAGGGCAAGAACTATGGCCAATGTCAAGGGCAACTTTAGAATTACCTTTGTGCCCTCGTCCACCTTTGACGTTATGTAGAACTGCCCGCCAAGGGATTCAACCTTGCTCT is a window from the Acetomicrobium flavidum genome containing:
- a CDS encoding chemotaxis protein CheD; protein product: MTSVYHVGMGDIVVAKHPVVLTSLGLGSCIGLVIYDDIAKVAGMSHIMLPNNHEGKDVKKLGKYADTAVPKLIEDLIALGALKSRLKAKMAGGAQMFSVPGKNSASFLAIGERNIETTKKMLEQYGIPLVASDVGGNKGRSVEFYTDNWIMIVKVIGSEVKKL
- a CDS encoding chemotaxis protein CheC, whose amino-acid sequence is MWLASEIGDRKMEYDELGKLSPFHLDVIRETVNIGAGNAATALSQLLGSVVTMDVPKAELVSIYELTDRYASPTELVCAVYLRFEGEISGNMLWIMSEETAQELVNILIKKDLGDMLQDQIDQIADSLLVEVGNIVLSSFLNAISAMINCALPVTVPAIAHDMLGAILDLLAAYYGMTGEVAIISETKLCVASNKNSLGGHVMLLPDPQSLSTLLSKLGVL